A part of Rhinoderma darwinii isolate aRhiDar2 chromosome 1, aRhiDar2.hap1, whole genome shotgun sequence genomic DNA contains:
- the TPGS1 gene encoding tubulin polyglutamylase complex subunit 1 codes for MADKRRAVAGSQVPRSQPRPTSEADFLAQVGVHNMLREAVLKLLEARPEEPVVFLADYFEKLGVAAAGGSKSGDRGSHVLGQQRLGHALWYLKLVHHSQRTAFNNNLTIAYDCLSAGGRKKKPGLNGKTHGEVLTRICQEGDLPTDISSALLKKIQCRDHEAVPFDVFRYGVLTCFVLVEFMSKADTLFKILDGDNQSDQRVCQAVIDTLEEALTASDLSVPASYLEAGSKLGPDCLAISMDRALQNRKPGSSMARSEFLKEACLLFLDKVRPVQ; via the exons ATGGCGGACAAGAGACGTGCTGTAGCAGGTTCTCAGGTACCGAGGTCCCAGCCACGGCCCACAAGCGAGGCGGATTTTCTGGCTCAGGTCGGAGTACATAACATGCTACGAGAGGCCGTGCTAAAACTCCTGGAGGCCAGGCCTGAGGAGCCGGTGGTCTTCTTGGCTGATTACTTCGAGAAATTGGGCGTGGCAGCGGCCGGAGGGTCGAAGTCTGGAGACCGGGGGTCGCACGTACTTGGGCAACAGCGTTTAGGTCATGCCCTGTGGTACCTTAAGCTGGTTCATCACTCTCAGAG AACGGCCTTCAACAATAATCTAACCATTGCGTACGACTGCCTCAGTGCTGGCGGAAGGAAGAAAAAGCCTGGCTTGAATGGAAAGACACACGGGGAAGTCTTGACCAGGATTTGCCAGGAAGGTGACCTCCCTACTGACATTTCATCTGCTCTCCTGAAGAAGATCCAGTGCCGAGATCATGAAGCTGTTCCTTTTGATGTCTTCCGTTATGGGGTCCTTACCTGCTTTGTATTGGTGGAGTTTATGTCTAAAGCAGACACTCTGTTTAAGATTCTAGATGGGGACAACCAGTCAGACCAAAGAGTGTGCCAAGCTGTGATAGACACGTTGGAAGAGGCACTTACTGCTAGTGACTTATCTGTCCCAGCTAGCTATCTGGAGGCTGGCTCAAAACTAGGGCCAGACTGTTTGGCCATTTCTATGGACCGAGCCCTCCAGAACAGAAAGCCTGGTAGTTCTATGGCACGCAGTGAATTTTTGAAAGAGGCATGCTTGCTGTTTCTTGATAAAGTCAGACCGGTTCAATGA